A DNA window from Taeniopygia guttata chromosome 8, bTaeGut7.mat, whole genome shotgun sequence contains the following coding sequences:
- the TLCD4 gene encoding TLC domain-containing protein 4 — protein sequence MASFSNLTIGIAVASFTVFQLLFHVLSSWVSARITPGFNNLSQKRKIEWNSRTVSTFHALVVGGFCLYILLYDDAVNADHLWGDPSIVKLNIAITTGYLISDLLLIIYYWKAIGDKFFVIHHLAALYAYYFVLSKGLLAYFGNFRLLAEFSTPFVNQRWFFEVLGYPKSSKANIINGVLMTVVFFVVRIAVMPVYYSHVISSFGTEGFQRLGFAAQSAWMISSIVLDIMNVMWMIKIAKGCYKVICLIGQEEAKTHRNGKSA from the exons ATGGCTTCCTTCAGCAACCTGACTATTGGCATTGCTGTTGCCAGTTTTACTGTATTTCAGCTCCTCTTCCACGTTTTAAGTTCTTGGGTGTCAGCACGAATAACACCTGGTTTTAACAATCTCAGCCAAAAAAGGAAGATTGAGTGGAATTCAAG GACAGTGTCCACATTCCACGCCTTGGTGGTTGGAGGGTTTTGcctttatattttattgtacGATGATGCTGTTAATGCTGACCATCTCTG GGGTGACCCTTCAATTGTGAAGCTGAATATTGCTATTACCACAGGCTACCTCATTTCTG ATCTGTTGCTTATTATTTACTACTGGAAGGCAATTGGTGACAAATTTTTTGTAATACATCACTTGGCAGCTCTGTATGCTTACTATTTTGTACTG AGCAAAGGTCTGCTGGCTTATTTTGGAAACTTCCGTCTCCTTGCAGAGTTCTCCACTCCTTTTGTCAATCAGCG GTGGTTTTTTGAGGTTCTGGGATATCCCAAATCTTCAAAGGCCAACATCATCAATGGTGTGCTGATGACAGTTGTGTTCTTCGTGGTGAGGATTGCCGTCATGCCTGTGTATTACAGCCACgtaatttcttcttttggaaCAGAAGGTTTCCAGAGATTAGGATTTGCAGCCCAGAGCGCCTGGATGATCTCAAGTATTGTCTTGGATATTATGAATGTGATGTGGATGATCAAAATTGCAAAAGGATGCTACAAGGTCATATGTCTTATTGGACAGGAGGAAGCAAAAACTCATAGAAATGGAAAATCTGCCTAG